Part of the bacterium genome is shown below.
TGAGATGAAACACGATGAGATCCTAACGGTGCCGCGTACTCGATCTGCCAGGGCCCCCAAACTCTATTCGATCGGACAGGTTCACGCCATCACCGGCATTCCCAAACCGACGATCCGCTACTGGGAGAAGGAGTTCGAAAGCTATCTTGAACCGGCCCGGACCACTGGCAACCAGCGACGCTATGACGACAAGGCGATCGCCGATCTGGAGAAGATCAACTATCTTGTGAAAGTCCAGGGTTACACCCTGGAAGGCGCCAAGCGCAAACTCGAACTGCTGCGCAAGGTTGACACGGAACGACCTGTCAGCAACGATCCCATGGCCGAATTGGCCCGCGCGATGTCCGACTATCTGTTAAAGAAACTGTCCCGCGATTAGCGGGGAAACCTAATATCTCGGGAGTAACATGAGCACTCGTATCAATCACAACCTTCTGTCGCTATCGGGCCAGCGCTCGGTCTGGACGGCGCAGAATGACCTCGACTCCGCGGTACAGCGGCTGTCCAGCGGTCTCCGTATCAACTACGCGTGGGATGACCCCACCGGACTCGGCATCAGCGAACGCCTGCGCTCCGCCATCGGCGGTATGGTCGAAGCTGAAAAGAACGCAAGCTACAACATCAACATGATGCAGACCGCTGAAGGCGCGCTGGCCGTCATTGATGAGAAGCTTATCCGGATGCGCGCCATCGCTATTCAGGCGGCCAACGGCGTGCTAACCACGCTTGACCGTCAAGTCGCGAACGTGGAGTTTCAGCAGCTCAAGAGCGAAATGGACCGAATTGCCCGCTCGGCAAACTATAACGGATTCTATCTGCTCGACGGCTCGCGCCAAGCTTCGACGCTCAGCACCGACCCGACGCTCGCCCTCGGCTACAACGCCGTGACCACATCCGCCGAAGCGTCTTCGATCAAGTTCCACATCGGCGAGAACAACGAGACGGGTCTGGATTTCTACTACATTAATATCGCCGGCATGACGGCATCGGATCTTGGTGTAGCAGGTTTGGATGTGTCGAATACCGCTACGGCGCAGAGCGCCATTGAATCGCTGATTGACGCGATCAATTCGAAGGACACCACCCGTACGTTCCTCGGCGCCATGGTCTCGCGGCTGCAGAACACGATTCTGAATCTCAAGATCCAGCGTGAAAATGCCACCGCTTCGGAATCCCAGATCCGCGATGCAGACTTCGCCGCCGAAATGTCCAACTTCACCCGCGCGCAAATCTTGATGCAGACCGGCGTCTCCATGCTGGGCCAGTCAAACCAGATCCCGAATATCGTCGCCCAATTGGTTGGCTAATGACGCATGATTGAAAAGACAGAACAGCCTATTACCTCTTCTCCAAACGGCGTAGATCTGCCTGAGCAATTCAGGCGGATCTCCGCCGCTCTATGGGAGGCGGTCGAACGCCGCGATACCGAGGCGGCGGGTGAACTGCTCGACCAGCGCCAGCAGCTGCTTGACAGCATGCTGAGCGCTGCGGCCCTGAGCCCGGAAGTCAAACGCGAGCTCAAAGCATTTCAAGCGAGCGATAAATACATGATCTGGCAACTCAGCGGCGAGCTTGAATTTCTCAGCCGCCGATTGAGCGGTATTGGCAAGCGCCGGGCGGCTTTCAGCGGCTATGGCCAAAGTCCCTCCGCAAAATCACACGTCCAACGGACCGGATAACGATGTGCGGCTCCGCAGCCATCCTACGGGATGAGCAATCCGTCGAACCGGCCGTTCGTGCCGCGCTGAAACTCTTGGAATCACGCGGCCCGGACGGTTCCGGAGTCATAATCAGTGGCAGCGGCGCACTCGGTCACTGCCGATTGTCGTTGCGCGATTTCGCAGGCGGAGCACAGCCGCTGCGCTTGGCTGATGGCCGCACTTTGGCGTTCGTCGGTGAAATCTACAATGACGAGAAACTGCGTCAACTACTGCAGCTAAACGGATGGACCCCAGCCAATCACAGTGATACGGAGATTCTCGCCGAGGCCGTGACCCGCTATGACAACGCTGCCTGGGAGCGCCTGGACGGGATGTTCGCGGTCATGCTCCTCTCCGCGGATGGCCGTGCCCTCGAAATTATCCGCGACCGCTTTGGCATTAAGCCTGCCTACTTCTCCGTCAGTGGTACCAGCGTTGCCGCCGCGAGCGAACCGGCGGCGGTTATAGAGCTAACGGGAAGACAAAGTGCCGCGCGCGCCGTAGTCCTGCATTTCTTGCAAACATCGCAGGTTGCGTCGAATGGCAGCACGGTTTGGCGAAACATCCAGCTCGCCCCGCCGGGCTCGACCACAACGCTTACGACCAACAGCATCCGGCAGGACACGTGGGCGCCGCGCATGCTCACTCACCATGAATCCGGTGATGACTCGGCCAACCCTGCAAAACTGCTCTATCTGCTGGGTGAAGCCGTCTATCGTCAAGCGCGGGCCGACTTTCCCATCGGCGTCTTTTTGTCCGGCGGCCTCGATAGCTCGCTTTTGGCCGCGCTCTACGCGCGCCAGAACGCTGCACCTATTCACACATTTGCCGTGGCCCTCGCGGGCGATACCGACGACCTACAGCACGCGCAGCGTGTGGCCGAGCAGATCGGCAGTACGCACCGCGCCGCGATCGTCTCAATAGAAGATTTCTTCACAGGCATGCGCGACCTCACTGTCCAGCGTGGTTTGCCTGTGTCATTGCCCAATGAAGTGCTTATCTACCGTCTGGCGCAGGTCGCCAGTCGCGAGGTCAAAGCCGTCCTCAGCGGGGAGGGGGCTGATGAACTGTTCAGCGGCTATCAACGACTGCTTGCGCGTCTCCGTCAATCCGCGCATCCGCAGGCGGACATGCCGTCCGCATTTCGCGCTGCCACCACGTGGTTCAGCGCCGATGATCTGCGCAACAGTTTGCGGAGTGTTGATGACCTCGAATCGCTGCAGTACACGGATCACGCCGCGCTGGGCGCACAGCTTGAGGGCGTGCCGCTTGAGCAGGCGCCGCGCGCCCTGCTGCTCGCGGATCACTTCCCCCACCTCTTAATGCGCTTGGATGGCGCGTCCATGGCCGGCTCGATTGAAGGGCGGGTCCCGTTCACCGATCCTGACGTCGTCCAGTTCGCCCTGTCACTAAGCGCACACGACCTGCGTCCACAGTTCGGACTCGAGAAACCGATCCTGCGAAAAGCCGGGGTGGGTCTGTTGAGTGAGAGCTGTTTGCGGAGGCCGAAACGCGCTTTCCATGCCTCGCTACCTCTGCTGTTCTCGTCCAGCGTGGGTCAGAGTGTCTTGAAGCGCGCGTTGCAACAGCCGCTGATCGCTCAACTATTCGATCAAGAATCACTCGAGCGGCTCTTGAACGAGGATTTTAGAAACCAAGTGTTTCATAGAACTTGGCTCATTTGTTCTTTGGGAATGTGGTGTGAACTCTGCCGGGTCAACGAGATTAATTGACCCTAACCTCAATACCGAGGGGAATTTAAGTTCAGGATTGGGTCGCCGATAATTCTGGTGAACCGCGCCCATAACGGGTGCCAATAATTCACTTTGAGCTTAACGGTAACTTTTCCAGACAAGCTCCCTCGGAGGAGGAAGGCATGAGTACACGTATCAACCACAACTTGTTGTCCCTGAGTGCACAACGCTCGGTGTGGGCATCACAGAACGACTTGGACCAGTCCGTACAGCGACTGTCGAGCGGTCTGCGCATCAACTACGCGTGGGACGATCCCACGGGTCTAGGCATTAGCGAGCGGCTTCGCTCTTCGATCACAGGTATGGTCGAAGCGGAGAAGAACGCCACGTATAATGTCAACATGCTGCAGACGGCCGAAGGCGCGCTGGCGGTCATTGACGAAAAATTGGTGCGTATGCGCGCCATCGCGGTGCAGGCTGCCAACGGTATCCTCACCACGCTGGATCGCCAGGTCGCCAACGTCGAGTTCCAGCAGCTGAAGTCGGAGGCCGATCGTATCGCGAAGGCCGCCAACTATAACGGGTACTACCTGCTCGACGGATCGCGGTCCGCCGCTACCGCCAGCACGGACACGACGCAGGCCCTCGGTTACAACGCCGTCTCGACGGCCGCCGATGGTTCGAGCATCAAGTTCCATATTGGCGAGAATAATGAAACCGGTATTGACTTCTATTACGTCAATCTCGGTGGCGTTACCGCCGAAGACCTGGGTATCACCGGGCTGAACGTTTCGGACACGGCGTCCGCGCAAAGCGCGATTGACACCCTGATCTCGGCGATCAACTCGAAGGATACCGAGCGCACGTTCATCGGTTCGATGGTCGAGCGCTTGCAGAACACGATTCTTAACCTGAAGATCTCGCGTGAAAACGCCACGGCTTCGGAATCGCAAATCCGCGACGCCGACTTCGCCGAGGAAATGTCTAACTTCACGCGCGCTCAGATCCTGATGCAGACGGGCGTCTCCATGCTCGGCACGGCCAATTCGCTGCCGAACATCGTCGCCCAGCTCGTCGGCTAATCGGAAGAAGTCTCCCCTTATCGTCTTGGTCAACCGCGCCCGTGAGCGCGGTTGACCGGACGGAGGCCCTTCCGTAACAGGAACTCCGTCCAGTACGATAAGGAGAAACAGTGTCACAGCCATCAACCACCGTTTCGGGATTGGTGTCCGGTATCGACTGG
Proteins encoded:
- the asnB gene encoding asparagine synthase (glutamine-hydrolyzing): MCGSAAILRDEQSVEPAVRAALKLLESRGPDGSGVIISGSGALGHCRLSLRDFAGGAQPLRLADGRTLAFVGEIYNDEKLRQLLQLNGWTPANHSDTEILAEAVTRYDNAAWERLDGMFAVMLLSADGRALEIIRDRFGIKPAYFSVSGTSVAAASEPAAVIELTGRQSAARAVVLHFLQTSQVASNGSTVWRNIQLAPPGSTTTLTTNSIRQDTWAPRMLTHHESGDDSANPAKLLYLLGEAVYRQARADFPIGVFLSGGLDSSLLAALYARQNAAPIHTFAVALAGDTDDLQHAQRVAEQIGSTHRAAIVSIEDFFTGMRDLTVQRGLPVSLPNEVLIYRLAQVASREVKAVLSGEGADELFSGYQRLLARLRQSAHPQADMPSAFRAATTWFSADDLRNSLRSVDDLESLQYTDHAALGAQLEGVPLEQAPRALLLADHFPHLLMRLDGASMAGSIEGRVPFTDPDVVQFALSLSAHDLRPQFGLEKPILRKAGVGLLSESCLRRPKRAFHASLPLLFSSSVGQSVLKRALQQPLIAQLFDQESLERLLNEDFRNQVFHRTWLICSLGMWCELCRVNEIN
- a CDS encoding flagellin → MSTRINHNLLSLSAQRSVWASQNDLDQSVQRLSSGLRINYAWDDPTGLGISERLRSSITGMVEAEKNATYNVNMLQTAEGALAVIDEKLVRMRAIAVQAANGILTTLDRQVANVEFQQLKSEADRIAKAANYNGYYLLDGSRSAATASTDTTQALGYNAVSTAADGSSIKFHIGENNETGIDFYYVNLGGVTAEDLGITGLNVSDTASAQSAIDTLISAINSKDTERTFIGSMVERLQNTILNLKISRENATASESQIRDADFAEEMSNFTRAQILMQTGVSMLGTANSLPNIVAQLVG
- a CDS encoding MerR family transcriptional regulator, with protein sequence MKHDEILTVPRTRSARAPKLYSIGQVHAITGIPKPTIRYWEKEFESYLEPARTTGNQRRYDDKAIADLEKINYLVKVQGYTLEGAKRKLELLRKVDTERPVSNDPMAELARAMSDYLLKKLSRD
- a CDS encoding flagellin yields the protein MSTRINHNLLSLSGQRSVWTAQNDLDSAVQRLSSGLRINYAWDDPTGLGISERLRSAIGGMVEAEKNASYNINMMQTAEGALAVIDEKLIRMRAIAIQAANGVLTTLDRQVANVEFQQLKSEMDRIARSANYNGFYLLDGSRQASTLSTDPTLALGYNAVTTSAEASSIKFHIGENNETGLDFYYINIAGMTASDLGVAGLDVSNTATAQSAIESLIDAINSKDTTRTFLGAMVSRLQNTILNLKIQRENATASESQIRDADFAAEMSNFTRAQILMQTGVSMLGQSNQIPNIVAQLVG